From the genome of Pseudomonas sp. gcc21, one region includes:
- a CDS encoding DUF3301 domain-containing protein, translated as MIDLGHVTLLILAFWAGAWIWRGLGLRDRALSLVRSHCSKADVQLLDESIALVRLRPGRNRNGRIGLIRRYAFEFTVTGERRYPGYVELHGAQPLNLELAPHPFPGEGPDKPPSNVHYLR; from the coding sequence GATCTGGGTCATGTCACCCTGCTTATCCTGGCATTCTGGGCGGGCGCCTGGATCTGGCGCGGGCTGGGTCTGCGCGACCGCGCATTGAGCCTGGTACGCAGCCACTGCAGCAAAGCCGATGTTCAGCTGCTTGATGAAAGCATAGCGCTGGTCCGACTCAGACCTGGTCGCAATCGCAACGGGCGAATTGGATTGATCCGTCGTTATGCCTTCGAATTTACCGTCACGGGAGAGCGGCGCTACCCCGGCTACGTTGAGCTGCACGGCGCGCAGCCGCTCAATCTGGAGCTGGCACCGCACCCGTTCCCCGGCGAAGGGCCGGACAAACCACCGTCTAACGTGCACTATCTACGCTAG